In Heliangelus exortis chromosome 3, bHelExo1.hap1, whole genome shotgun sequence, the genomic stretch GTTTCAACGTGGTGCAGTTTTTGCTTCCTCTAGACTATGTAACCCTGAGAGATTGTACCTTCCAGtctgaataaaatatttgtaacagATGTGGTAGCTTCTTATTTCAAGTTCGTCGAGTTTGATTTTTATTCCTCTGGATTTCACTGGTTGTAGAAGGCAAGAATCATAGTTTTAGCTTTCAAACTTGTAACACGTTCACTGTGTACTTAATGCATTGTACTTAAATTCAGTAGAATTTCACAGTAAGCCTGGCCATTGTCAAATGTATCTCACGTGATCAAACAGCAGTTTATGCATCTTGAGCCTATTCTCTTCTTCACTGTGTGTTTCTTTGGAGTTAGAATGGCTATAATAGCTTCATCAAAAACGGTCTTCAGTCCTTTCTGTGTTAAAGCTGAACATTCCACATAGCAGTAGGCTCCTATCTGTCAAGAAAGTAAGTTAATTCAGTAGCAATGTATTTCAGCTGTTTCAGTTCTATCTGCATGCTTCTGCAGAAATTTTTTAGGTAGTGACATCACAACATTTAACTGTGATGTAGAATTTTATCTGAATGTGCTTCCCCCTGTAGAAGAAGAGATTTGTCTTTTGGCCAAAGATCTGGAATGTATTTAAGTTGGTTTGGTTTCTAAAGGAGACATATTAAATAGGCTCTTTGGAACTACAGAGTAACATGACCAATTTACATCTCAAAAGTAAGTGCACTGATAAGCATTATCCACACAGTGTGTTACAGTGCAttctcaaataatttcttacaGGTGCTTGAGCAGGAGAGGTCCCTTGGCACCTGAACCACACTGGGATTTAAATTCTCCCTGAGTAATGCTTCTGTAGTTTTTAGGAGTGTCTGCACAGAAAGTGACAACTGTTACTAACAGCAGTGATAGGTCTGCTTGTTAGCTGTGTCCAGCAATGCAAGGAAATATTGCTACCTGATAATCAGTCATGAGATGTCATATGTTGACTGGTAAAAGAAACAGGCAAAAGtggtaaaggaaaaaatagtcAGTTGGAAATagggtgtttttcttctttgctacTTGATTTCATTAGGAGTATCTGGTTTACCTCTTTTGCTAACTTCTGTCCTTGCTCCACAGAGATGGGCTTCTCTTTCATATCATTCAGTCTTGCCAGAGTTTTGGGGTCATCACGAAGATCAATCTAACAATAAAGATTGCAGTCATGTTGTTTactttttccaaacaaaagtCAGCAAGCCATGTGATACCCTCTTTTTCaagcagaattatttatttaaaggtGTCTTACATGTGTAAAAAACGGAACCATGTCATTAATCAGATGGACCCTTCCTGATCCAAAAGCCCTGGGAAACTTAAGCTGTGAACTACTTACTACCTTACAtccaaaagtaaaaaatgtttattgtgTAATACAACTCTTCAATTGGAGGTAATCATCTAGCAATGCCAGAATGTATACTCAGCAGTGGCAGAAAGAGTAACCCTAACATTTTACCAACATGTGGGTCACTTTGTAACTAAATCTCATTCCACTGCCCACAACAGGCAAGAGGAATTTGCCCCacttctccccttcctcctttgcTGCAAATACTGGAGATAGACCAAGGGTTTGTAGTTGTAGACCCAAGGAACTCTAGTAACCTGGGTTATGAACAGACAATTTTTTATTCCATAACTTCCATGACTTTATAGCAAGTCACATGGAGAGATGCAGCCAATCTGGTTGCCCTCATTaccatgcatttattttaacaaaatggAGGTAGCTGATTAGAAAAAGCCACAGACCCAGGTTTTCTGCCACTTTGTTCCTCcaaagccaggaggagatgctgctcagctcctgtcAGGCCTGGATTTTCCAGCCTAAAGTAAAGGCACCATACAATTATCTGATTTATATAAATAACGTAGAACAGAACCAGATATACCTGTGTTCCAACTAGTAAAAAGGGAACATTAGGTGCATATTCCTTCAACTCCGGTACCCACTCTTCCTTCACATTTTGAAATGAAGCAGGATTTACCACTGAGAAGCAGATAAGGAAGACATCGGTCATAGGATAAGATAAAGGTCTCAGGCGATCATAGTCTtcctaagaaagaaaaactctgtTATCTGCAGTACTAAATTGTTGCTTGAGCTCTCTTTCAACACTTACATTCAGAAACTATTACTATTTCAGGAATTTTGGTGAAACAAACTTTCTGAATGTTTACAACTATTCCAGATTAGTTAGTGTGGCTGTCAGAGCAAAATCTGCATATGAGGATAATTATATGTgaatataaatgtaaaaaaacatgTGTGTTAATACTGGTAGAAACTTACTTCTGTGTGAAAATATAGACTACCCTTAAAAAGGTTTTcacttaaaaaagagaaaaggcttATGGTTCAAACATATTTGCAGACCAAAGGTTAGTGCCAGGTTACACAAAGCTAGGCTAGACTTAGGCTATTTAACACACTCAAATTAAATGCTCCCTTATGGATCATAAGCAGAGATGATATTTAAGTCCCTcactacatttttctttctgtctcctaGAAATCTTACTGTCCTGTTGCTAATGATCAGGGCAGATGAAGTAAGCATCAGATAGGACCTCTTTTGTCCAGACTCTGCTTTCTGTAAGCAGGAAGTCTCCTTACAGTAGGAGAAACTCTGCTCTGTgggaatgaaacaaaaaattaagtttaagAACACTGTCAGGGAACTGGGTTTTTTTCGGGGGGGAGCCTCACGGAGAGAAGGCGGTGTGAAAAGATTATTATTTGCGTCATTTATAATCAGAGCATTTAAAGCCATGAGTCCTACTGCCAGACAGCTGCCTGGTAACAGAGTTACCTGGGAACATTGTCCGtattttattgtaaaatagTTCTCTCtagcaagagagaaaagtgcATTTTGCCATAGATTTTAGTTCACAGCGGGAGGGAACATGCCCCATCTTTTCCCTGCAAGGCTTCCTTTGGTCTGTGGCAGTGAACCAATGCCCTACAGGACCtacttctgatttttgtttaggtatttttttttaacattcataAATAAGACTGAACACAGGCATTGCAGAGGCAGCAAAGAATGCTGGTTTTGTGCATCCTCTTCCACAATAAACACCGCTTTATTTGTTATCTGCAGcagcctccctcttccctctgaAGCTCCTCATCTTAATTAAATCTCACAAATATTGAAAcgattttttcattaaatgtgGAGACGGAAATGTAATTCAACTCCATATTTGAAATGAccagaaaattagttttttgtttcttcGGCAACAGTCACATTACCACATTATTAACCTATAGTTGCACCCTCAAAAAAGCCCTTCATTTATTAGTTGCTAAGTTTTAAAGATGGTGTCTCTCGAATTTAAGAAAATATGCAAGAACTTCCTCAGAACAGTTTCTGCTAGACCCATCTTTTCACTTGCAAGTCAACAGCTATAAGAAGAGGGCAGTTACCCTCACtgtgaaagggagaaaagatgACATTCTGCACTAGAAAGGAGGCCACCAGGCCAATACTTTTCAGTGGCTATTTACACAATATTCTTATTTGTAATCAGTATTCTCAAGTGTCACTTTGATTATAGCTCTACTGCCAGTCTTGTATGCTCTACAGTTTGTCAATAACTTAGAGAATGCTTAGCTGTAAACATGGGCTCCTCATCTCACACCCACAGTGACTGAAACTGCTGTGAAACTACATTTGAGAGGCCTTTTGAAGATCAGTTATTTCCCTGCTAATGTCAGTCTCCTATCCTGcttcaaaagaataaaactaGTAAGTGTGTCTTTTCCACATCTGTGGACATTCATCATGGAAGGcagaaataactaaaaaaatcacaacagcaccttgaaaatattttaacatttgttcttttttttaagcatgcattttatgtttcctttctaCTGAATATAGTTAGGTCCTGCTCAGGGCTGCAACTGTGTTTCTAGGGTGGAGATCAAAATCCTAAAAGAAGCTTCCCAACTGCAAATTAGACCAGTCCCTGGAGTACAAAATCTTCATGCAAGAGGAGGCAGATCTGCCAGTTACTCTCCGATTCAGCTCTACTAAATCATATGCAGGGTATTACTGAAAAGGTTttcttattgaaaaaaaaaatagtttaaaatcaTCGTTTATTCCTCCCATCGAAGAGCTGTCTTGGCTCCACTCAGCATCTTCTATCTCACACTGGGATTACAATAATTACAGTAATGTCTGAACTAAATATTGGAatggagaaaacattttcttatcACTGGAAATT encodes the following:
- the RHOQ gene encoding rho-related GTP-binding protein RhoQ isoform X2, with the protein product MAHGSAAVMLKCVVVGDGAVGKTCLLMSYANDAFPEEYVPTVFDHYAVSVTVGGKQYLLGLYDTAGQEDYDRLRPLSYPMTDVFLICFSVVNPASFQNVKEEWVPELKEYAPNVPFLLVGTQIDLRDDPKTLARLNDMKEKPISVEQGQKLAKEEPTAMWNVQL
- the RHOQ gene encoding rho-related GTP-binding protein RhoQ isoform X1, which encodes MAHGSAAVMLKCVVVGDGAVGKTCLLMSYANDAFPEEYVPTVFDHYAVSVTVGGKQYLLGLYDTAGQEDYDRLRPLSYPMTDVFLICFSVVNPASFQNVKEEWVPELKEYAPNVPFLLVGTQIDLRDDPKTLARLNDMKEKPISVEQGQKLAKEIGAYCYVECSALTQKGLKTVFDEAIIAILTPKKHTVKKRIGSRCINCCLIT